A single genomic interval of Selenobaculum gibii harbors:
- a CDS encoding YajQ family cyclic di-GMP-binding protein, producing the protein MAKDSSFDIVSETDMQEVNNAISQAMKEIGQRFDFRNSKSDITLEGNDLKVISDDEFKLENVLDIFRSKAIKRNVSVKCFDYGKVEPAAKGTVRQMIKIKSGISKENAKKIINLIKESKLKVQAQIQDDQVRVSGKNKDDLQQVIAKLRQADLEIDLQFINFR; encoded by the coding sequence ATGGCAAAGGACTCATCTTTTGATATTGTATCAGAAACAGATATGCAAGAAGTTAATAATGCGATTAGTCAAGCGATGAAAGAAATCGGACAAAGATTTGATTTTCGAAACAGTAAATCGGATATCACTTTAGAAGGTAATGACCTTAAAGTGATATCCGATGATGAATTTAAGCTGGAGAATGTACTCGATATTTTCCGCTCAAAAGCGATTAAACGCAATGTGTCAGTTAAGTGTTTTGATTACGGGAAAGTAGAACCAGCGGCAAAAGGGACTGTTCGCCAAATGATAAAGATAAAAAGCGGCATCAGCAAGGAAAATGCAAAAAAAATCATCAATCTGATTAAAGAGTCGAAACTCAAAGTGCAAGCGCAGATTCAAGATGATCAAGTCCGTGTATCAGGGAAGAATAAAGATGATTTACAGCAAGTCATTGCAAAATTAAGACAAGCTGATTTAGAGATTGATCTTCAATTTATTAATTTTAGATAA